In the genome of Methanobrevibacter gottschalkii DSM 11977, the window TAATTACTCTTATGATTCCAAATTCAGGGGTAGTGGTTTTGATGGGTTTACTTCTGATTTAATTAAATTACAATCTGATAGGGTTGTTAAAATACCTAATGAGTTTAATCCTCATGTTGCTGCATTTATCGAGTTAATGACAGTATCATATCAAGGAATTTCCAGATTTAGTGAAATAGCTATCACTCCAAAAGATGTTTTGGGAGTTTGGGGAGATGGAAATTTAGGATTCATTACAGCACTTTTCCTAAAAGAGAAATTCCCCGAATCTAAAGTGTATGTATTTGGGAAACATTTGGAAAATCTTAATTTGTTCTCATTTGCTGATGGTATTTATCAGATACATAATGTTCCAAAAGATTTGCTAATTGATCATGCTTTTGAATGTGTAGGTTCAAGCGCATCTCAATCGGCAATTGAACAGATCATAGATTTAATCAATCCGCAAGGATCAATAAACTTATTTGGAGTAAGTGAATACCCTATACCTCTGAATACTCGTATGGTTTTAGAAAAAGGATTGACTATTCAGGGAAATAGCCGTTCTGAAAGAGAAGATTTTGTTGGAGTTGTAGAAACCCTAAAACAAAACCCTAAACTTTTTGAATATTTGGGAAAATTAGTTACAAATATATGTGAAATAAATTCATTGAATGATTTAAAAGAATCTTTTGATAAAGACTATATCTCTAATTTTGGTAAAACAATTTTAAAATGGGACAAATAATTAATTGAGATTATTAATTATTTTGAAATATTCTTTTCTAAAATAATTTCTCTCTTCTTTTTTACATATTAATGGCATCATTGATAATGCATATAAATCTTCATTATCAAGTATTTCGCCTTTGATGATTTTATTTTTTATTATATTGAGTAAAATTTCTGCAGGATTCTCTTCAACAGCTGCTAATTTTATGCTAAATTCCGCTTCAGATTTAATTTCACATTCTTTAACACAAATATTAACTGTATTTGGGCAGATTATGTATATTGAAACATATTTGTTGTTTGTTTCATACAATGCTTCTGCAAGTTCAACATATTTTACAAGTTCATCTTCAGTAAAGTTTGTTAGCTGTAGTTCTAAATCAATAATCTCATCATTTTCAGTAATAAAAATGCTGCCCTCTTGATGGATATGGTTTTCTAATTTTAAATTCTGTATAGGAATCTGGCACTTAATTTTCCTTTTATCATTAAAAGTTTCTTGTATAAGTTTTGTTTTCATTAGAAAATCTTGTTTTTTCATTGTTTAACCT includes:
- a CDS encoding alcohol dehydrogenase catalytic domain-containing protein, with the protein product MINIVYRLKSPKFFEEAIDEIELEGVIVRPTYLSICQADQRYYQGSRPAEILEKKLPMALIHEGIGEVVFDESGKLKSGDKVVMIPNTPEGKDVYRANYSYDSKFRGSGFDGFTSDLIKLQSDRVVKIPNEFNPHVAAFIELMTVSYQGISRFSEIAITPKDVLGVWGDGNLGFITALFLKEKFPESKVYVFGKHLENLNLFSFADGIYQIHNVPKDLLIDHAFECVGSSASQSAIEQIIDLINPQGSINLFGVSEYPIPLNTRMVLEKGLTIQGNSRSEREDFVGVVETLKQNPKLFEYLGKLVTNICEINSLNDLKESFDKDYISNFGKTILKWDK